The DNA segment GCGGGAAAAACACGACGCACAATCGCCTCCAACTGCTGTGGAAGTGGCGAGCTAGACTGATGATCAATAGGCACCGGATGAGTCTCGACACGGCCGGCGACCGCTGTATCCTCACCGTCGGCAACTACGTGGGCCGCTTGCCTAACAACATGAGCATTTTGCAAGCCGTTGCTGACGTGAATCGCCGGAACATCAGACTCTTGGCCCTGCAGAGTATGCGAAGCGATGTCTGCAGTGTCCGGGGAGGAATGCCCTTCTGCGAAGTCGGACATCGCCGCTGGAACAGTGGTCATTCTCGGTAAGGCCAATGGTACCGGTGAAGAACCGCCGGGGGAAGATTCCATTTCATATTCAGAGGAGGACCTGTCATCGGAGGCGTGATCTACCTCGGCGATCTGCACCTCCCCTCCAGTGCGAACATCGGCCTGGACCGTCGTGTGGGGCACTACCAGTGATGCGATCGGAGACCCTGGAGCCTCAGATGTTTGCCTCATCTGAGCGTCTGATCCTCCGTCACTCTGCGCTGCCGAGGATTCACGGTCTGTCCTTGAATCTTCAGCGCCGTGGTTCTCATCATCGCCGGCTCTGCCTCCGTCCTGGACCTGGACCTGAGAAGATGATGCATCAGCACGCTCAGCCTGAGTCGAGTAGGAATTCCGACCTTTCGTTTCATTCGAACGAGCCTCACGAGCGGACTTGTCCGCTGATCGAACATCTTCCGTTTCTCGCGCCTCCGCCCTCCTCTCTTCCACGCGGACTCCTCCGAGAACAGCGGAAAAACTCTTCCGCCCTCCGCTGGAAGTAAGAGGCGTAGCGGCCCGAGTCGTTCGTACCCCTTCATCTCCAGAAGGTCTAGATGGATGTGGGGTTATGTCTGTAAGCAAGAAATCCACGTTCGCTGACCCTCGTATGATCCGAGCGGAGGGGAATACAAGCCTTGTGCCAATTGCACGGCTCCTAATGTCGCAGAGAATCACGCTTCTTGCGGCGAGGCCATTACGACCCCTGGCTTGACGAGGAAAATCTTACAGCGTAGTAGGCAAAAGTGACCGACCGGCTAGAGCGGGGCTTCCATTTGTGGAGGGAGCTGTTTCTTGGAGCGATCCTCAGGCTGCCTAAATTGGAAATGCCAATCATAGTGGCCGGATTCTGGCACAATGCGGAACCAACTTTCCGCGGCAAAGTGGCGAGTGGACTTCGACTTACCCTCGGGGTAGAACTTGAACCCGAGGTGCTGCTCCTGATCGCTCTTCGTTTCAGGCGAGGCGAGGTTTCCCGAAATTTCCACGTGGTCCTCAAACCGATCGATGGCTTGATCGACCAACGACCGCAGAAAGCTCCGAGTCATCGCTTGCTCGAAGGGTTGATCGGGGTTAAACAATTCAGTGTCAGCCGCCCAGACCGGAACAGTCAGGCACAGAAGAAAGAGCGCGATTACGCCGACTCGTACCATGGGAGAACTCTAATCCCTACCCAGGACATGGTCAAGTCCCCCACAGCAAAAATGTCTCAATCAGTTTCCTCAGCTCTGTCCCTATTCCCAACACAGGAGATGAAAGGGCAGCTCATGCTGAATCGCCCTGAAGTCCGCATGATTGGTCGTGATCACACTGGCCAGCTCGCGCAACTTGGCTGTCTCATAGTGCTCTCGCCGTCTGAGCCGCTGGAGGATCTCGGCGGCCTTCAACCACTGTTGCTCCGTCGGAGTCAACACGTGGCATCGCTGACTCAATTCAAGGACAAATTTCCGCTCAGTGGCTGTCCGAACGCCACGGAATAATTCGTGGAGCACGACGGAAGAACAGCGGATGATATAAGGAGACTGCAGCAGGCGAAACGTGAATCGGCCAGATCGAAAATTCTCAATGTAGATCGCGGTGTCGAGCAGTGCGAACTTAGTGGTCTTCACCGAAGGCATCGAGCTTGCCCACACCGCTATAGCGCTGGAGGATACGATCGTGCACGGCCTTTTCCGTGACCAAATCCAAGGCGCGCTGTAGCGTTTCGTTCGTCGTCTTGGCACCGAGCGCCTTTTGGGCTCGCCGAAGTTGTATGGGATTTAATCTGGCGGATACTTGAATGAGTGCCATGCACGACCTCTTGTCCGACAATGTATCAAATCTGTCCGACAGCGCCAAGACAGCGTACTGCGCCGTGCGCTGAACCTGATCGTGAACACCAACGGCCTGATCGGTAAAAAAGTCGCGCCAAGACACGATTTCGGTGATGCCCAACAACAACCAAGAACAGACCCAATATCAGGATCTTTAATGCGACTTCTATCTGGTTAACGCCAAGGCGAAGGACGCTTCATCGAACGGGAGGTCTTTCATGAAGATGGTGATGGGATCGTCGCGTATCTCCTTGTCGAAGAGGACATTGACATTGGCTGTCCGGGCTAGAATGTCAAATGCCTCTTTGAGCTTGGCATCCTGAAAACGGAGCTAGCGCACCGCACTGAGAATCGCCGTACGGTACGGCACAAGGGAAGGGAGAGTGGTTGGTGAACAGGGCCCATGCCGGAGTCTAGAGTGGCCAGAGCAAATCCGCTCTCCTGCGCTATGCACGATTCAAGTCCTGTCCCCGACTTCTCACTTCGCTATCTTCTCACTGCAACTCGCGCTCTATCGTACGACCTGAAATCTTGCTCCATATGATTCACGAGGATGATTAAGATAGAAGAAGAATAGAAACCTCCCTTGCCCCCGAATTTCTGTTCTCACAATGAGCGCCCCGTCCTGTGCCAATTCAAGCCGATCGATAATGAGCGCCCGCCCAGTGCTCGCCTCCCCTTTGGTTTCCCTAAGCTGCTCAATCATAAGCCGATGGTCTTTGCACCACACCTTGTCCGCTGGTTGAAGCTGCCTGGTTCTTGAAACCGTTGAACCAACGATCCTGACCGATATCGTGTGAGTGCCTGTCTGCATAACTTGGATATCACTGGTTGGCCATCGCTCTGACACGTTGAGATCAAGCCCCAACATATAATCCAAGGCCAATCCGGAATTTATGAACTTGAAATACGGAGGCATTCCGGGAAGCGCCTCTCCATACAATTTATAGATCCCGGTGACATTCGGACAGTTGTCATGACTCCCATGCTCCATGTGGGCATCGTCCGGAAAACCGTTTGCTCCGCTTAAACTACATGAAGTACACAACAGGCATAACAGGATCGTCCTCCAGTAAGAGGGTTCAACGCGTATGAGCTTCAACTCGTGGCTCTTCTTAAGAGTTCCCATGTTGGAACGTTATTGGGCCATGTACGAATACGCAGAAGGAACCGACTATTGCTCTATGGCGTTTGGGCCAGCAGCTGTTCGGTCAGCTTCGCGGCCCGATCGGCTTTGACTTGGGCGAGGATCGCCCCAGCGGTCTTGGCTTTCACCAACTTGAGGATTTCGATGGCTTTCCGATCCGGCATATGTTCGAGACGGGAGGCGGCGTCTTCTGAGGGCATGGACTCGAAGATCTTGGCGAGTTGCGTCCGTTGTTCCTGAACCGCACGTTCTTTTTCCGCACGGAGCTTCACTTGCTGAGGAGAGGAGCGGTCCTGCGCGCTCTGAATCCGCTTCTCCAAGGCCTCGTTCTGGTCTAGGAGTTCTTCAATCTGGCCCCTGACGATCATGAGACGTTCCTCGTTCTGACGAATCAATTGCTCGCGTCGGTCAAGATCGCGTTTGCGTTGGTCCAGCATATCCAATACTTCACGTGGAACATCGATCGCCGGGCCCTGGACGGGAGGTGGGGCCAGCAGTTTGGCATCGTCGTCGGAGTCCGCTTGCGAGCTCTCCTCCTGGACTTGCGGTGGTATTCCTTGCATCGGCCCGCCCGTCGTCGCCCGCTGTGCCTTATCCTTGGGTTCGGAAGAAGCTTGTCCCAACTGCACCATGACCCAGAAGAGAATGGTCGAACCGACGATCCCTCCGATCATCGTCCACAACTGGGAGTGCCGGTTCCCCCTGGGCTTCCTTGTCGCCAGACGATCCCCGCGGCCGACACCGAGACGATCCGACCAACTTCTGACGAACCCTGTGTTCATGAGCCCCGCTCTTTTCCTATGGACCATCGGCGGCTCGCGGTCGCATCCATTGTCCGTTGCTCCTGACGCGCCGTGCCGGCCCGTTGCGTTTCGCGCCGTTGGTCGGCAACAAGATCGAGAAGCTTGCGCTCTTGATTGGCTTCAGCGAGGAGCGCCTTCGTGTGCTCCCACGCCGCGACGGCCTGTTCGATCTCGCGCCGTGCCTGGCGCAACGCCGCCTGTTGCGAATCCATGCGTCCCTGCCATTCCAACCAGGCCTCTATCATCAGCCCGCTCGCCGATTGACGGTCATAGGCAAGGCTGTCCTTCTCGATTTGAGCTTCGATGTCGCGATGCCGCTCTTCGCTCCGTGCCAGCGCCTGCGCGATCTGCGCCAATTCCATCATCAGCGTCTCGACCGTCTGAGTACGGAGCTTTCGCAACGAATCGAGACTCATGTCGCCTGTTGGGCCAACGCCTCGAGTTGCTGCACGGACGAGGACAGGCTGGCCGGTTGCTCCACGTCCTGTCGCAGATACGCATTGATCGCCTCCTGTGCGTGAACGGCACGGTCAAGCGCGGCATTCATCCCCGGCTTATAGGCTCCAAGCAATACGAGATCTTCCGATTGGCGATACCGAGCCACCAGTTCGAGGAGTGTCCTGGCGGCATCGTAGTGCGCCCGGCCGACGATATCCCGCATCACACGGCTCGTACTCTGGAGGAGGTCGATCGCGGGGAAATGATTGCGTGCGGCCAACGTGCGTGACAACACGATGTGGCCGTCCAAGATCGAACGAACGGTATCGGCGATCGGATCGGCCAGATCATCTCCATCGACGAGGACCGTGTACAAGCCCGTAATAGTTCCCGGACCCGGTCCGGTCCCGACACGTTCCAGTAACTTCGGCAAGAGGGTAAACACCGAGGGAGTATAGCCTTTGGTCGTCGGCGGTTCCCCGATCGCCAAACCCACTTCTCGTTGGCTGTAAGCCAATCGCGTCAGCGAATCCATCAACAACAATACCTGTTTGCCCGCGTCGCGGAAATACTCGGCGATGGTCGTGGCCACCAGCGCGGCACGCAATCGAATGAGCGGAGCTTGATCGGAGGTCGCCACCACCACCACCGAACGTCCGAGGGCCTCCGTGCCCAAATCGCGCTCCAGGAATTCATTGACCTCGCGGCCACGCTCTCCGATAAGGGCGATGACATTGACATCCGCTTTGGTATACCGGCTGATCATCCCCAACAGTACACTCTTCCCGACGCCGGAACCCGAAAAGATACCCATCTTCTGCCCACGTCCGCACGTAAGAAACCCGTTGATCGCGCGGACGCCGAGGTCAAGCGGCGTGCGGAGACGGGCCCGTTGTAACGGATTCGGTGCCTCCGCATACAACGGATAGCGTTCCACGGCCGGCAGCGGTCCCTTGCCGTCCATCGGATTCCCACAGCCGTCGAGCACCCTTCCCAATAAGCCCGGTCCGACCGCGAGACTGGCCACCTGCCCGGACATGATAATTCGGCTTCCCGGCCCGATCCCCTGCATGTCGCCTAACGGCATCAGGAGAACGCGGTCTCCACGAAATCCCACCACCTCCGCAGGAATCGACCCTCCGGCCACCTCCTTCGTAATTCGGCAGAGTTCTCCGACGGTCGTCATCGGGCCGTACCCTTCCACGACAATCCCGACCGCCTGCATCACTTTTCCGGAAACTTCGACGGGGTCGATGTGCTCGATCAAATGGCTAAGACTCATGGTGAACCCTATTCCTCAGAACGTCGCCCAAGCGAAACAACTGAGTATTCAACGAGGCATCGACCAATCGCGTCGCAGTGTGCAGAAGGCAGCTGCCTCGTTGGAGTGACGCCACCGGCTCGATGGCAAGCTTGAGAGCGACTTGCTGCCGTCCTGTCAGTTCGGCCCGAACCGCTTCCAGCACGGCGGCATCGGCGGGATGCACTTGTATCACCACGCTGTCCGACGCGTGAACCGCGGCGAGTGCCGTTTTGACCTGCGTGACGATCTGGTCACGATGGGACTCCGCCGACTCATGAAGTATTTTCGACACGATTTGAAGCGCGAGCGCGATGATTTCATCGTCCACCGTCTGCCGAAGCCCGGACCGGGCGGCGTCAAACTTTCTGACGGCCTCGGTCAGGACGGCGAACTCCTGTTGGCGCTGTGCCTCCGACTGGCGACGGCCGTCGGCCAACCCCCGCTCGTATTCCGTCAGACCGTCTTCCCCTCGCTGCGTGCCGTCATCGCCGAACGTCTGGAACGGGACAGTCTGTAGCCGTACGACGCCGGACCGTACGGCGGCATGTTTCAAGACCGTCTGGTCGGCACGCGACCGATGGATCTCCAGCAATCGACGGACCGTCGCGAGAACCGCCTCATGTTGAAAGGGTTTCATCAAGAAATCGCTGGCACCGGCCCTCATCGCACGGACGACAAGTTCGACCGAGGGCGAGCCGGTCATCACAACTCCGATCATGCGGCTATCGATCCGCTGAGCTTCTTCCAGAACCGCAATCCCATCTCGATCCGGAAGGGAGGCGTCCACGATCAACAGTGAAGGAGTCGCCTGCTTGATCGTCGACAGCGCCTCTTGTCCGGATGCCGACAGTCGAATGGACACTCGTTCGGGTAACAGTAACTCCTGAAAACAGGTTCTAACCCCCTCGTCGGCGTCCACGACCAAGACCGTCCCTTGAAGTCGTGGCGCACGGCGCTCTGGAGCGGTCATCGCCGTGAGACTCGTTCCCGTCACTAGAGCATCTCCTCTCCCGCCCCGGCGATGACGATACGGCCTTCTTCCTCCAGTTTGCGGCAGACTTTGAGGATATTCTGCTGCGCTCGCTCGACATCGGACACTCGGACCGGCCCTTTGGCCTCCATATCCTCTTTCAACATTTCTGCGGCACGGCTCGACATATTCTTGAAAAATTTATCCTTCACCTCCGGATTGGCGCCTCGGAGCGCCAATGGGAGGTCGTCCTTACTGATCTCTTTCATCAGTTCCTGTAGACCCCGATCATCGACCTTCACCAAGTCGTCGAAGACGAACATAAGCGCTCGAATCGCGTCCGCCAACGGCTGGCTCTTCTCGGCGATCCTCACCATGATCCCGCCCTCGTTGGCCTTGTCCATGCGTGTCAAAATATCCGCCATCACCTCGGGCCCGCCGATGCTCTGCGAACTCATCCCTTTGCTCGCCAACAACGTCTCTTGCATGCTTTGACTGAGTTCCTCCAAGATATCCGGCTGCACCTCCTCCATGGTCGCAAGCCGAAGCGCCACGTCCCCGCGCATCGATTCCGGCAAGCCGGCGAGGACTTGCCCGGCTTGCTCGCTTTCCAGATGCGCGAGAATGACCGCCACCGTTTGCGCATGCTCGACCTTCAGCATTTGCACGAGGGTTTTCACATCGACCCATTTCAACGCTTCCAGACCCGGATAGCTTTTTCGGGTCATCGATTCAATGATCCGCGCGGCCTTTTCCGGACCCAACGCCTTGGTCAGAACCGTTTTGATGAACTCTTTTCCTTGGAACTGAACCTCACCGGACGCGCTGGCGACCCGAAAATCCGAGATGACCGCATCCTCTTCATCTCGCGAGATTTGGGCCGTGCCGTTCATGAAACTTCCCAATCTCTTGATTTCCTTGGGATCGAGTTGTTTCATCACTTGAGCGGCGGCTTCTTCTCCGATGGCACGGAGAAGAATGGCCGCTTTCTGTTCCCCTGTGAGATTTCTCGCCATGGCTACGCGCTAGATCAGGGTGTTGCACGACCGTAAGTTGTCAGAAATCACCCTATCAGTTTCTCGAACGAGGCCGATGCCGCAGATCCTGTGGAGCGGGCCGACCTCTCATCCCGCCGGTTCCCCTCCTAAATACCGGGATGGTCGTTCACGCTTCATGCGTCCGCGGTCCGCGCGATGCGAGAACGATGGAGGACAAGTTTCGCGGGATCTCAAGTTGGATTCTTCAGCCACTGTTTCACGACCACGGCCGTCGTATCCGGATTCTTTCTCGCCATGTCGATGATCTGCACCCTGTCCGGTGAACCGGCCAATGCAGCCTCCGCCGATCCACCGGAGCCCGGAAGAGCGGATGTCGACGCTTCGGCGGACGTCTGTTCCGACGTCGATCCCAACATGGCCAACAACGGACGGACGACGAACAGGAAAATCACGGTAAACAGAAGGATGCCCACGCCATAGCGCAGGTAGGGCAACCATGGCTTCGAACCTTCCGCCATGGCTTCCGCGGTCGCACCCTGCGTCTCCTCCGGTTCCGTACCGAACTGAACGTTGGTGACCTGCACCTGATCCTGCCGGTCGGCTGAAAAGCCCATCGCCTTCTTGACGATTTCCTCGATCCGCTTGAGGTCTTCTTCCGAACGGGGGATGTATTTGCGCGCGGCCGCCGGTGCCTCCGTCGGCTGTCCCTCGCCGGCTTTGGCGGTTTCATACGTTCCGTCGACCAACACGGCCACGGATAATTGTTTAATGACGCCCACGGGCTCGACGATTTTAGAAACCGTTCGACTGATCTCATAATTGACGGTTTCATTCTTCGTGAGACTGTTGTTCGAACTGGTTTGCGTCGGTTCTTGATCCGTTCCCGGGGGGACGTTCGACTGCACGCCTGGCACGCCGCCGCCGACGCCGTTGGTGCCATTGGCCTTCTCCTGCCCCCGTTGCTCGCTCCGCACCACTTGGCTGTTCGGATCGTATCGCTCCTCCGTCGTCTCGACTTTTCGAAAATCCACCACGCTGGACACACGCACCACGGCTTTGTTGGATCCGACGATCCGCTCCAACATGGTTTGGATCCGCGTTTCCACGTCCTTTTCGATGCTGCGCTGATATTCGAGCTGCGTATTGGTCAGCCCGGCGGTTTCATCCGTCATGGTGGTCGACAGCATACGACCGTGCCCGTCCACGACGGTCACATCGCGGGTCTGCAGGCCCTCCACGCTGCTGGACACCAGATGGATGATCCCTTGCACCTGCGCTTGCGACAGCTGTTGTCCACCGCGAAGCGACACGATGACGGACGCGCGGGCTTTTTCCTGTTCATTGGCGAAGAGACGGCGTTCCGGGATCGCCAGATGAACGCGCGCCCGTTCGACTTCCGGCAGCTGCGCCACGGTTCTCGCCAACTCCCCCTGCAAGGCGCGGCGATAGTTGAGCTTCTGGACGAACTCGGACATGCCGATCGATGTGCGGTCAAAAATCTCGAACCCGATCCCTCCTCCGTGGGGAAGCCCTTGCGTCGCCAACTGCAATCGCAGGTCGTGGACCTGGGCGCTGGGCACCAGCACCGTCGATCCGCCGCCGGAAGTTTCGTACGGCACTTTGGTCTCTTTAAGTTTGTCGATGATGGCGGCGGCATCTTCGCTGCTCAGATTCGTAAACAGCACTTGCATGTCCGGTTGTTGCGTCCACAAGGCAACGGCAATGAGGCCTGCAACCGACCCGGCCAGCGCGATGAGGATGATCAGTCGTTGATTGATGGAAAACCTCGAGAACATGGCCATCTCTTGCCCTCAGACAATCTCAACCGTCACATCTGCATCCGCTGAATTTCCTCGTACGCGGCAACCAACTTATTTCTGACCTGCATCATCAATTGGAA comes from the Nitrospira sp. SG-bin1 genome and includes:
- the fliI gene encoding EscN/YscN/HrcN family type III secretion system ATPase (involved in type III protein export during flagellum assembly), whose product is MSLSHLIEHIDPVEVSGKVMQAVGIVVEGYGPMTTVGELCRITKEVAGGSIPAEVVGFRGDRVLLMPLGDMQGIGPGSRIIMSGQVASLAVGPGLLGRVLDGCGNPMDGKGPLPAVERYPLYAEAPNPLQRARLRTPLDLGVRAINGFLTCGRGQKMGIFSGSGVGKSVLLGMISRYTKADVNVIALIGERGREVNEFLERDLGTEALGRSVVVVATSDQAPLIRLRAALVATTIAEYFRDAGKQVLLLMDSLTRLAYSQREVGLAIGEPPTTKGYTPSVFTLLPKLLERVGTGPGPGTITGLYTVLVDGDDLADPIADTVRSILDGHIVLSRTLAARNHFPAIDLLQSTSRVMRDIVGRAHYDAARTLLELVARYRQSEDLVLLGAYKPGMNAALDRAVHAQEAINAYLRQDVEQPASLSSSVQQLEALAQQAT